In one Staphylococcus lutrae genomic region, the following are encoded:
- the thiD gene encoding bifunctional hydroxymethylpyrimidine kinase/phosphomethylpyrimidine kinase has translation MKKPKIALTIAGTDPSGGAGAMADLKSFHSCGVYGMAAVTSIVAQNSMGVQHIHNLEASWLEEQLESVFSDEMPHAMKTGMIPTPEMMAVIRRFLEKINIPYVIDPVMVAKSGDSLMDQQVRKQLKETLLPFADVATPNIPEAEEITGLVIDSNEKIHQAGQFFIKEIGSKGVVIKGGHLEGDAVDHLFTREAHYEFKSDRYPTKHTHGTGCTFSAVITAELAKGKTVYDAVAKAKHYISLAIKETPEIGKGRGPVNHFAYEKLKGWD, from the coding sequence ATGAAGAAGCCAAAAATCGCTTTAACAATCGCTGGTACAGATCCGAGTGGTGGTGCAGGTGCCATGGCCGATTTAAAATCATTTCATTCTTGTGGGGTTTACGGGATGGCAGCAGTGACGAGCATTGTTGCACAAAATTCAATGGGTGTTCAACATATCCATAATTTAGAAGCAAGCTGGTTAGAGGAACAGTTAGAAAGTGTTTTTAGTGATGAGATGCCACATGCGATGAAAACGGGGATGATACCTACACCTGAAATGATGGCTGTCATTCGTCGTTTTTTAGAAAAAATCAACATACCTTATGTGATTGATCCGGTGATGGTTGCAAAAAGTGGTGATTCTTTAATGGATCAACAAGTGCGGAAACAGTTAAAAGAAACACTCTTACCATTTGCTGATGTTGCAACACCTAATATACCTGAAGCTGAAGAAATTACAGGTCTCGTCATCGATTCTAACGAAAAAATTCATCAAGCGGGTCAGTTTTTTATTAAAGAGATTGGTTCTAAGGGCGTTGTCATTAAAGGGGGCCACCTTGAAGGGGATGCAGTCGATCACTTATTTACGAGGGAAGCACATTATGAATTTAAAAGTGACCGCTACCCTACAAAACATACGCATGGGACAGGATGTACATTTTCAGCTGTTATTACTGCAGAATTGGCGAAAGGTAAAACAGTGTATGATGCTGTTGCGAAAGCGAAGCACTATATTTCATTAGCAATAAAAGAAACACCAGAAATTGGAAAAGGGCGCGGTCCGGTCAATCATTTTGCATATGAAAAATTAAAAGGATGGGATTAA
- the tenA gene encoding thiaminase II — translation MQFTEQLKQEAKPLINQIYQDKFIQGMLSGEISKTAICHYLRADSRYLNEFAKIYALLIPKVNTKEEIQFLTEQIQFASSGEVEAHHILAQYVGSDYQEIIKDGDWYPSADHYIKHMYYNAYAYDNVAYTIAAMAPCPYVYQQIGKMAIENHDFPAQHPLKDWFAFYAKEMDTLMSYIARWLDTYANNSTPEVREILKNNFLQSTIHERRFFNMSYQLEQWEFGGENK, via the coding sequence ATGCAGTTTACAGAACAATTAAAACAAGAAGCGAAACCATTAATTAATCAAATCTATCAAGATAAATTTATCCAAGGCATGTTGAGTGGGGAAATATCGAAAACGGCGATTTGCCATTATTTACGTGCAGATTCACGTTATTTAAATGAATTCGCTAAAATTTATGCTTTATTAATTCCAAAAGTGAACACAAAAGAAGAAATTCAATTTTTAACTGAACAAATTCAATTTGCCAGTTCGGGTGAGGTTGAAGCTCATCATATTTTGGCGCAATATGTAGGAAGTGATTACCAAGAGATTATTAAAGATGGAGATTGGTATCCTTCAGCAGACCATTACATTAAACATATGTATTATAATGCCTATGCTTATGATAACGTTGCATACACGATTGCGGCGATGGCACCGTGTCCATACGTGTATCAGCAAATTGGTAAAATGGCGATTGAAAATCATGACTTTCCAGCGCAGCATCCATTAAAAGATTGGTTTGCTTTTTATGCGAAAGAAATGGATACGCTCATGTCTTATATTGCACGTTGGCTCGATACGTATGCAAATAATAGCACACCAGAAGTTCGAGAAATACTTAAAAATAATTTTTTACAAAGTACAATTCATGAGAGACGCTTTTTTAATATGTCTTATCAATTAGAACAATGGGAATTTGGGGGAGAAAACAAATGA
- a CDS encoding single-stranded DNA-binding protein, translating to MNHFQIVGHIQRPPKFYENEARYFIIFTVAVTRNDLSKSPKPITDYLNCKAFGNIALQINETITEGMTVAMSGQIQSRRFYQNDEKRYATELLVSEISPILASSPTIRIDTHPTQE from the coding sequence ATGAATCATTTTCAGATTGTCGGTCATATTCAGCGCCCGCCGAAGTTCTATGAAAATGAAGCGCGTTACTTTATTATTTTTACTGTCGCAGTCACTAGAAATGATTTAAGTAAAAGTCCAAAACCCATCACGGATTACTTAAATTGTAAAGCGTTCGGTAATATTGCGCTTCAAATTAACGAAACGATAACTGAAGGAATGACTGTAGCAATGAGCGGGCAAATACAATCAAGGCGTTTTTATCAAAATGACGAAAAACGCTATGCTACAGAATTGCTCGTTTCAGAAATTTCTCCTATTTTGGCATCATCACCCACAATAAGGATTGACACACATCCAACTCAAGAGTAA
- a CDS encoding YwpF-like family protein, translating into MKTFKAVRFQIVSDHSSVTEYELLDGVIINKENSGTGWLLEIVISDIHQEQMETYMEAEALLDIRVVITRPSNDPALFDATIKHITPLTDAISVVFECHIYTLRQVYAENLLEQLVNEGLQGQQLITTFNRMMKSKPRLKDERQ; encoded by the coding sequence ATGAAAACTTTTAAAGCAGTGCGTTTTCAAATTGTATCAGACCATAGTAGCGTTACTGAATATGAACTTTTAGATGGTGTGATTATCAATAAAGAAAATAGCGGTACGGGTTGGTTGTTGGAAATTGTGATTTCAGATATACATCAGGAACAAATGGAAACTTACATGGAAGCGGAGGCGTTACTGGATATTCGTGTCGTTATCACTCGTCCTTCAAATGATCCTGCACTTTTTGATGCAACGATCAAACATATTACTCCTTTAACTGACGCCATTTCAGTTGTTTTTGAATGTCATATATACACATTGCGACAAGTCTATGCAGAAAATTTACTAGAACAACTTGTTAACGAAGGATTGCAAGGTCAACAACTCATTACGACGTTTAATCGTATGATGAAATCTAAACCACGTTTAAAAGACGAACGACAATAA
- the fabZ gene encoding 3-hydroxyacyl-ACP dehydratase FabZ yields METIFNYNEIKNIIPHRQPFLLIDKVVEYEPGKRCVGIKQVSGNEPFFQGHFPNYAVMPGVLITEALAQTGAVAMLNSEAHKGKLALFAGIDKCRFKKQVVPGDTLKLEVEITKIKGPIGKGTAVATVDGQIACSCELTFALQDPNA; encoded by the coding sequence ATGGAAACGATTTTTAATTACAATGAAATCAAAAATATTATCCCGCACCGACAACCTTTTTTGTTAATTGACAAAGTGGTTGAATATGAACCTGGCAAACGTTGTGTAGGGATTAAACAAGTATCTGGAAATGAACCGTTTTTCCAAGGTCATTTTCCAAATTATGCAGTTATGCCTGGGGTACTTATTACAGAAGCTTTAGCACAAACAGGTGCAGTAGCGATGTTGAACAGCGAAGCACACAAAGGAAAGTTAGCTTTGTTTGCAGGGATTGATAAATGTCGTTTTAAAAAGCAAGTCGTACCGGGTGATACATTAAAGTTAGAAGTAGAAATTACAAAAATTAAAGGGCCTATTGGTAAAGGAACGGCAGTGGCTACTGTAGATGGTCAAATCGCATGTAGTTGTGAGTTGACATTTGCACTCCAAGACCCCAATGCATAG
- a CDS encoding DNA-directed RNA polymerase subunit beta, which produces MTKWKQLVQTMIVSVSFKLTLFVLVTIMMFIIGVMVGFIINHDNVLNAFSFKFWHRIIETIGGNN; this is translated from the coding sequence ATGACTAAATGGAAACAACTTGTACAAACAATGATCGTTTCAGTGAGCTTTAAATTAACGCTTTTTGTACTGGTAACGATAATGATGTTTATCATAGGCGTCATGGTAGGTTTTATTATTAATCATGATAACGTGCTTAACGCGTTTAGTTTTAAGTTTTGGCATCGTATCATTGAAACAATTGGAGGCAATAATTAA
- the murA gene encoding UDP-N-acetylglucosamine 1-carboxyvinyltransferase produces the protein MDRIIVKGGNTLKGEVGVEGAKNAVLPILTASLLASHGKSELVNVPALSDVETINNVLSVLNAKIKYSEKRQSVTVDASKNLKEEAPYEYVSKMRASILVMGPLLARLGRAKVALPGGCAIGSRPIEQHLKGLEALGAHIHQEAGFIFAEAPQGLVGNDIHFDFPSVGATQNVMMAASLAKGRTVIENVAREPEIVDLANYINEMGGDIKGAGTDTIIIHGVDNLKGVKHAIIPDRIEAGTLMIAAAITRGDVLVKGAIKEHMTSLVYKLEEMGVNLEYTEEGIRVTAPEQLQPVDIKTLPHPGFPTDMQSQMMALLLTAEGHKVITETVFENRFMHVAEFRRMNAKISVEGRSAKIEGKSALQGAQVKATDLRAAAALILAGLVADGETIVTELKHLDRGYVNFHGKLKSLGAAIERIND, from the coding sequence ATGGATAGAATTATTGTTAAAGGTGGAAATACACTTAAAGGTGAAGTCGGCGTAGAAGGAGCAAAAAATGCAGTTTTACCCATATTAACAGCTTCTTTGTTAGCAAGTCATGGGAAAAGCGAATTAGTGAATGTGCCAGCTTTAAGTGATGTTGAAACAATTAATAATGTGTTAAGTGTATTAAATGCAAAAATTAAATATAGTGAAAAGCGTCAATCTGTGACAGTAGATGCATCAAAAAATTTAAAAGAAGAAGCGCCCTATGAATATGTGAGTAAAATGAGAGCGAGTATATTGGTCATGGGCCCATTGCTAGCACGTTTAGGCCGTGCAAAAGTGGCATTACCTGGAGGATGTGCAATTGGGTCTCGTCCAATTGAACAGCATTTAAAGGGATTAGAGGCACTCGGTGCGCACATTCATCAAGAAGCTGGTTTTATATTTGCGGAAGCCCCACAAGGCTTGGTTGGTAACGATATCCATTTTGATTTTCCGAGTGTCGGTGCAACGCAAAACGTCATGATGGCAGCATCATTAGCGAAAGGACGTACGGTTATTGAAAACGTGGCAAGAGAACCCGAAATTGTTGATTTAGCAAACTACATCAATGAAATGGGTGGCGATATCAAAGGTGCAGGGACAGACACGATTATTATTCATGGTGTGGACAATTTAAAAGGCGTTAAACATGCCATTATCCCTGATCGAATAGAAGCGGGGACGCTGATGATTGCCGCAGCGATTACACGTGGAGATGTGTTGGTCAAAGGTGCAATCAAAGAGCACATGACAAGCTTAGTATATAAATTAGAAGAAATGGGTGTGAATTTGGAATATACTGAAGAAGGTATACGTGTTACGGCGCCAGAGCAGCTTCAGCCCGTCGATATCAAAACATTACCGCACCCAGGTTTTCCAACTGACATGCAATCTCAAATGATGGCTTTACTTTTAACGGCAGAAGGGCATAAAGTGATAACAGAGACCGTTTTTGAAAATCGCTTTATGCATGTTGCAGAATTTAGACGTATGAATGCGAAAATATCTGTTGAAGGGCGTAGCGCAAAAATTGAAGGCAAAAGTGCTTTGCAAGGTGCACAAGTGAAAGCGACCGACTTACGTGCCGCCGCTGCATTAATATTGGCGGGACTTGTTGCGGACGGTGAAACAATTGTCACAGAATTAAAGCATCTTGACCGTGGTTATGTAAATTTTCATGGAAAGCTGAAGTCTTTGGGAGCGGCTATTGAAAGAATTAATGACTAA
- a CDS encoding DUF1146 family protein codes for MDYIGQFAIANIVMHVICICTAYWGLNAIRLDQFFKKGFPLQVQVIMIFLAILIGTSVSRFIIDLLRFSTQIKYLF; via the coding sequence ATGGATTACATCGGACAATTTGCGATTGCAAATATTGTGATGCATGTAATATGTATTTGTACCGCATACTGGGGACTTAATGCAATCCGGTTGGACCAATTTTTTAAAAAAGGTTTTCCATTACAAGTACAAGTCATCATGATATTTTTGGCAATACTCATCGGTACAAGTGTGAGTCGTTTTATTATTGATTTATTACGATTTTCCACACAAATAAAATACTTATTTTAA
- a CDS encoding F0F1 ATP synthase subunit epsilon, with product MNTLTLDIVTPNGSVYKEDNVEIVVLQTTAGEMGVMYGHIPTVTPLRIGHIKVTKNGKSDYIAVTEGFAEIRHEKVNILAQAAESADDIDLERAKSAKQRATFYLEGDKADTDLKRAERALKRAENRIEVAKFK from the coding sequence ATGAACACATTAACCTTAGATATCGTCACTCCTAATGGTTCTGTTTACAAAGAAGACAATGTTGAAATTGTTGTCTTACAAACGACAGCAGGCGAGATGGGTGTGATGTACGGTCACATTCCGACGGTTACACCATTAAGAATTGGTCATATAAAAGTGACTAAAAATGGAAAATCGGATTATATAGCTGTAACAGAAGGGTTTGCTGAGATTCGCCATGAAAAAGTCAATATTCTTGCACAAGCTGCTGAATCAGCGGATGATATTGATTTGGAACGTGCTAAATCAGCAAAACAACGTGCAACATTTTATCTTGAAGGTGACAAAGCAGATACGGATTTAAAACGTGCGGAACGTGCATTAAAGCGCGCAGAAAATCGTATCGAAGTTGCTAAATTTAAATAA
- the atpD gene encoding F0F1 ATP synthase subunit beta, giving the protein MGLGRVTQVMGPVIDVRFEHNEIPNINNALTIEVPRDGETESLTLEVALHLGDDVVRTIAMDSTDGVQRGAEVTDTGAAISVPVGDATLGRVFNVLGEHIDLEAPIDATVRRDPIHRQAPQFDELSTEVEILETGIKVVDLLAPYIKGGKIGLFGGAGVGKTVLIQELINNIAQEHGGISVFAGVGERTREGNDLYYEMKDSGVIAKTAMVFGQMNEPPGARMRVALSGLTMAEYFRDEQGQDVLLFIDNIFRFTQAGSEVSALLGRMPSAVGYQPTLATEMGQLQERITSTNKGSVTSIQAVFVPADDYTDPAPATAFAHLDATTNLERKLSEMGIYPAVDPLASTSRALEPTIVGQEHYDVARQVQSTLQKYRELQDIIAILGMDELSEEDKKTVERARRIQFFLSQNFHVAEQFTGQKGSYVPVKQTVQDFKAILEGKYDHIPEDAFRLVGGIDDVIAKAKDMGVEV; this is encoded by the coding sequence ATGGGATTAGGCCGTGTAACTCAGGTCATGGGGCCAGTAATTGATGTGCGCTTTGAACATAATGAAATTCCAAATATTAACAACGCATTGACAATTGAAGTGCCAAGAGATGGTGAAACTGAGAGCTTAACTTTAGAAGTCGCACTTCATCTAGGCGACGATGTTGTACGTACAATTGCTATGGACTCTACTGATGGTGTGCAACGTGGTGCGGAAGTAACAGATACGGGAGCAGCAATTAGTGTGCCTGTAGGTGACGCAACATTAGGTCGTGTATTTAATGTATTAGGTGAACATATTGACTTGGAAGCACCGATTGATGCAACAGTACGTCGTGACCCTATTCATCGACAAGCGCCTCAATTTGATGAACTTTCTACAGAGGTAGAAATTTTAGAAACTGGGATTAAAGTTGTCGATTTATTAGCCCCTTACATTAAAGGTGGAAAAATTGGTTTATTCGGTGGTGCCGGTGTCGGTAAAACGGTATTAATCCAAGAATTAATCAATAATATTGCCCAAGAACATGGTGGTATTTCAGTTTTTGCCGGTGTCGGTGAACGGACACGTGAAGGTAACGACTTATACTATGAAATGAAAGACAGTGGCGTTATTGCTAAAACAGCAATGGTATTCGGACAAATGAACGAGCCACCTGGCGCACGTATGCGTGTTGCACTTTCAGGTTTAACAATGGCTGAATATTTCCGAGACGAACAAGGACAAGATGTATTGTTGTTCATCGATAATATTTTCCGCTTCACACAAGCAGGTTCTGAGGTATCTGCCCTATTAGGACGTATGCCTTCAGCCGTAGGTTATCAACCAACACTTGCGACTGAAATGGGTCAATTACAAGAACGTATTACATCAACAAACAAAGGTTCAGTTACGTCGATTCAGGCTGTTTTCGTACCTGCCGATGACTATACTGACCCAGCACCAGCTACTGCATTTGCGCACTTAGATGCAACAACAAACTTGGAACGTAAACTAAGTGAAATGGGGATTTATCCAGCGGTAGATCCATTAGCATCAACATCACGTGCATTAGAGCCTACGATTGTAGGACAAGAGCATTATGATGTGGCGCGTCAAGTTCAGTCAACATTACAAAAGTACCGTGAATTACAAGATATTATTGCCATCTTAGGTATGGACGAATTATCTGAAGAAGATAAGAAAACCGTTGAACGTGCGCGTCGTATTCAATTCTTCTTATCACAAAACTTCCACGTTGCAGAACAGTTTACAGGACAAAAAGGATCTTATGTCCCAGTTAAGCAAACAGTTCAAGACTTTAAAGCGATTTTAGAAGGCAAGTACGACCATATTCCGGAAGACGCATTCCGTTTAGTGGGCGGTATTGATGATGTGATTGCTAAAGCTAAAGACATGGGTGTAGAAGTTTAA
- the atpG gene encoding ATP synthase F1 subunit gamma, producing the protein MASLKEIDSRIKSTKKTKQITNAMNMVSSSKLRKAEKNALTFRPYMEKMKDAITAIAGANKTATHPMLNERQVKRVGYMIITSDRGLAGAYSANVLKKMIRDIEQRHNSPEEYKLIVLGQIGATFLRNRGYKLENTLTDIPDQPSFKAVQAIGKRAVDLYVDEQIDELHIYYSHYLSVIENKPSSKKLLPLSPEDSSLGHGAMSSYEFEPDKDAILEVLLPQYIESLIYGTILDAKASEHASRMNAMKNASDNATEMIDDLSLQYNRARQAAITQQITEIVGGSAALE; encoded by the coding sequence GTGGCTTCATTAAAAGAAATTGATTCTCGTATTAAATCGACCAAGAAGACAAAGCAGATTACCAATGCGATGAACATGGTTTCGAGTTCTAAATTGCGCAAAGCCGAAAAAAATGCATTAACTTTTCGCCCATACATGGAGAAAATGAAAGATGCGATTACAGCAATTGCAGGTGCAAATAAAACGGCAACACACCCAATGCTTAATGAACGTCAGGTCAAACGTGTAGGTTATATGATCATTACTAGTGATCGTGGACTAGCCGGTGCGTATAGTGCAAATGTATTAAAGAAAATGATTCGTGACATTGAACAACGACATAACAGTCCCGAAGAATATAAATTAATTGTATTAGGACAAATCGGTGCGACTTTTTTGCGGAATAGAGGTTATAAGCTCGAAAACACATTAACTGACATTCCAGATCAGCCTTCGTTCAAAGCCGTTCAAGCGATTGGCAAACGAGCTGTCGATTTATACGTCGACGAACAAATCGATGAATTACACATCTATTATAGCCATTACTTGAGTGTAATCGAAAACAAGCCGAGCAGTAAAAAGTTGTTACCATTATCTCCAGAGGATTCAAGTTTAGGTCACGGTGCCATGTCATCATATGAATTTGAGCCGGATAAAGATGCGATATTAGAGGTGTTGTTACCTCAGTACATCGAAAGCTTGATTTATGGAACAATTCTTGATGCAAAAGCGAGTGAACACGCATCACGTATGAATGCGATGAAGAATGCCTCAGATAATGCAACAGAAATGATTGACGATTTATCATTACAATATAACAGAGCGCGACAAGCAGCCATTACCCAACAAATCACTGAAATTGTTGGTGGTTCAGCAGCGTTAGAATAA
- the atpA gene encoding F0F1 ATP synthase subunit alpha: MAIKAEEISALLRSQIENYESEMSVTDVGTVIQIGDGIALVHGLNDVMAGELLEFHNGVLGLAQNLEETNVGVVILGPYDDITEGDEVKRTGRIMEVPVGEELIGRVVNALGQPIDGQGPLNTTKTRPIEKKATGVMARKSVDEPLQTGIKAIDALVPIGRGQRELIIGDRQTGKTTVAIDTILNQKDQDMICIYVAIGQKESTVRSAVEKLRQAGALDYTIVVSASAAQPAPMLYIAPYAGVSMAEEFMFNGKHVLIVYDDLTKQAAAYRELSLLLRRPPGREAYPGDVFYLHSRLLERAAKLNDDLGGGSITALPFVETQAGDISAYVPTNVISITDGQIFLQSDLFFSGIRPAINAGLSVSRVGGSAQIKAMKKVAGTLRLDLASYRELESFAQFGSDLDEATASKLERGKRTVEVLKQDQNKPLPVEHQVLIIYALTRGYLDDIPVVDITRFESEIIEWTKVNANDIFTEIRETGGLPADEKFEAAINEFKKGFKVSEA; this comes from the coding sequence ATGGCCATAAAAGCTGAAGAAATTAGTGCATTACTTCGCTCACAAATTGAAAACTATGAGTCAGAAATGTCTGTAACGGATGTAGGTACAGTTATTCAAATTGGTGACGGTATTGCATTAGTTCACGGATTGAACGACGTTATGGCTGGTGAATTATTAGAATTCCATAACGGTGTACTTGGACTGGCACAAAACTTAGAAGAAACAAACGTAGGTGTCGTAATTTTAGGACCTTACGATGATATTACAGAGGGCGATGAAGTAAAACGTACAGGTCGTATTATGGAAGTCCCTGTAGGTGAAGAACTTATCGGTCGTGTTGTGAATGCTTTAGGACAACCTATTGATGGCCAAGGCCCATTGAACACAACAAAAACGCGACCTATCGAGAAAAAAGCAACAGGTGTGATGGCGCGTAAATCTGTTGATGAACCATTGCAAACAGGGATTAAAGCCATCGATGCGTTAGTTCCTATTGGACGTGGTCAACGTGAATTGATTATTGGTGACCGTCAAACAGGTAAAACAACAGTCGCTATCGATACAATTTTGAATCAAAAAGACCAAGATATGATTTGTATCTATGTTGCTATCGGTCAAAAAGAATCGACAGTACGTTCTGCTGTTGAAAAATTACGTCAAGCGGGTGCGTTGGATTACACAATTGTTGTTTCTGCATCAGCAGCGCAACCAGCACCTATGCTTTACATTGCACCTTATGCAGGTGTATCCATGGCTGAAGAGTTCATGTTCAATGGTAAACATGTCTTAATCGTATATGATGATTTAACGAAGCAAGCGGCTGCGTACCGTGAGCTCTCATTATTGTTACGTCGTCCACCAGGCCGTGAAGCTTACCCAGGTGATGTATTCTATCTACATAGTCGTTTGTTAGAACGTGCGGCTAAGTTGAATGACGATTTAGGTGGCGGTTCTATTACTGCTTTACCATTTGTTGAGACACAAGCAGGCGATATTTCAGCTTACGTGCCAACAAACGTTATTTCAATCACAGATGGACAAATCTTCTTACAATCTGATTTATTCTTCTCTGGTATCCGACCAGCAATCAACGCGGGACTTTCAGTATCACGTGTAGGAGGTTCGGCACAAATCAAAGCGATGAAAAAGGTTGCGGGGACGTTACGTCTTGACTTAGCTTCTTACCGTGAACTTGAATCATTCGCACAATTTGGATCAGATTTAGATGAAGCAACGGCGAGCAAACTTGAACGTGGTAAACGTACAGTTGAAGTTTTAAAACAAGATCAAAACAAACCACTTCCTGTTGAACACCAAGTATTGATTATTTATGCATTAACACGTGGCTATTTAGACGATATTCCAGTTGTAGATATTACACGTTTCGAATCAGAAATCATTGAATGGACAAAAGTGAATGCGAATGACATCTTCACTGAAATTCGTGAAACAGGCGGACTTCCTGCAGATGAGAAATTTGAAGCAGCGATTAATGAGTTCAAGAAAGGCTTCAAAGTTTCTGAAGCATAA
- a CDS encoding F0F1 ATP synthase subunit delta → MANVAQKYAQALYDVVSTQNVLSEVYEEFTEINAAVARQMNDLKSIDYEPKITMTARHQIVENVFSGVQPFLMNTLKIVAGHRHLYLLPEIFKAFEAQYYADQSLADAYLESASVLDEEEVMQVKEALIKRTGLKDLIIHATVNESLIGGVRVKIGTKVYDGSIQNDLNQLVKKFNRAH, encoded by the coding sequence ATGGCAAACGTTGCTCAAAAATATGCCCAAGCACTTTACGATGTCGTTTCGACACAAAACGTGTTGTCTGAAGTATATGAAGAATTCACTGAAATCAATGCTGCTGTAGCGCGTCAAATGAACGATTTGAAAAGCATCGATTACGAACCAAAGATTACGATGACGGCGAGACACCAAATCGTAGAAAATGTTTTTTCAGGTGTACAACCTTTTTTAATGAACACTTTAAAAATTGTTGCGGGACACCGCCATTTATATTTATTGCCTGAGATTTTTAAGGCATTTGAAGCGCAGTATTATGCTGATCAAAGTTTAGCAGATGCGTATCTTGAATCAGCTTCTGTATTGGATGAAGAAGAAGTGATGCAAGTGAAAGAAGCATTAATCAAACGTACAGGACTTAAAGATTTAATCATTCATGCTACAGTGAACGAATCACTTATCGGTGGCGTGCGCGTGAAAATCGGAACAAAAGTGTATGATGGCAGTATACAGAATGATTTAAATCAACTCGTTAAGAAATTTAACAGAGCACATTAA
- a CDS encoding F0F1 ATP synthase subunit B, with protein MTANLFTFAAGSGVNIGDIVVTMATFLILLALLKKFAWGPLKKVMDDRERSINQDIDDAERAKMNAQRLEEENRQKLKETQDEVHKILEDAKLQAMRQQEEIIHEANRRANGMLETAQSEIKSEKERALAEINNQVSELSVLIASKVLRKEISEQDQKALVEKYVKEVGDK; from the coding sequence GTGACTGCTAATTTATTTACCTTTGCAGCAGGTAGTGGTGTAAATATTGGAGATATCGTTGTAACAATGGCAACTTTCCTCATTTTACTCGCACTGCTTAAGAAGTTTGCATGGGGCCCACTAAAAAAAGTCATGGACGATCGTGAGCGTTCAATTAATCAAGATATTGATGATGCTGAACGTGCAAAAATGAATGCTCAACGTTTAGAAGAAGAAAATAGACAAAAACTAAAAGAAACGCAAGATGAAGTTCATAAAATTCTTGAAGACGCGAAGTTACAAGCGATGCGTCAACAAGAAGAAATTATTCATGAAGCAAATAGACGTGCAAACGGTATGCTTGAAACAGCACAAAGTGAAATTAAGAGTGAAAAAGAACGTGCATTAGCAGAAATTAATAATCAAGTTTCTGAACTCTCAGTACTGATCGCATCAAAAGTATTGCGTAAAGAAATTTCTGAACAAGATCAAAAAGCGTTAGTTGAAAAGTACGTTAAAGAGGTAGGGGATAAGTAA
- the atpE gene encoding F0F1 ATP synthase subunit C, with protein MNLIAAAIAIGLSALGAGIGNGLIVSRTVEGVARQPEARTQLMSIMFIGIGLVEALPIIGVVITFIVLFI; from the coding sequence ATGAATTTAATCGCAGCAGCAATCGCAATCGGTTTATCAGCATTAGGTGCAGGTATTGGTAATGGTTTAATCGTTTCTAGAACAGTTGAAGGTGTAGCACGTCAACCAGAAGCACGTACACAATTAATGTCAATCATGTTTATTGGTATTGGTTTAGTTGAGGCACTTCCTATCATCGGCGTCGTTATTACATTCATCGTATTATTCATTTAA